The nucleotide sequence TGGTGGTGGTGGCTCTTACCGCAGTGCTGCTCTGCTTGTTTCAGTCCCTCTCGGTGGGGCGTTTGTTTCTGACTGGCATAGCCATCTTGAGCTTCTACCTCAGCTTCACTGGCTGGCGGGCCGCCCGGCGCCACAGCACCTTGCTGCCCCTCCCCGACCGGCTCCTGGCTGTAGCCGCTGTATTAACGGGGATATGCATGATCGTAGTGGGTATTCAACTGCAAGCAATACTGTTCACCTTCTTTGGGGGTCTTCTAGGCGTATTTGCTGGTGGTGATACCAAAGAGTTTTTGCGCCCCTCCCTAGCTCCTACTCCCTGGTTGCTTCGCCATTTCACCCGCTTGGGCGGCTCGTATATTTCAGCCTTTACGGCTTTCGTAGTGGTAAATTTGGGGCGGTGGTTGCCAAATGATGCTCCAGCCTGGGCTGGGTTGGTAGGCTGGCTGACCCCTACGTTCATCGGCACCTTCCTAATTTTTCGGACCGTACGACAGTACAAAGCTCGTCAGCGGGCTGCTACTTTAGCAGCCACAACGCAACCAGCGCCAGCCAGTTTCTTACCGCTGCTCTTGTTGATAAGTATGCTTGTAGCAGGGCCAGCAGCTTAGGCTTCGAGCCTGCGTAATCCCCATGCAGCTAGGCGTTCTGACAAGAGTTCTTAGCTCCGCAAGGGTCTGTCAACCATGATAAGCGCAGCGTATGTCCCCATCAGCTGGCTTTCTCTTGTGCCTTTTAGGCACTAGTCACGCAATACTTCCAGTGCGCCATCGTCGAGCACCCGCACCACGCGCGAGGGAATGGTACGGGTGGTTTCGTCTTGCCGCCAGTTCACAACGTAGTCGGCTCCCCGGATTAGCGCGGGGTTCACCTCCGAGTACAAGCCTGGTGTAGGTTCACCGCTTAAGTTAGCTGATGTTGAAACCAATCCGTGACCCAGCCGCCGCACCACTTTATGGCAGAACTCATCGTCGAGCACCACCCGCAACCCAATGGTTCCATCGGCAGCCAGCAGGTTGGGCGCCAAGTGCCGGCTGCCTGGCACTACGTACGTGGTAGGTTTCGACTGCGCCGCCAGCAGCTTCACCAAATGCGAAGGCACTACTGAGGCGTAGCGAGCAAACATCACTTCATCAGCCACCAGCACAATGCACGATTTCTCGGGTGGGCGTTGCTTGAGCTTGTAGAGCCGCTCCACTGCGGGTGGCACCTCTGCGTCGCAGCCAAGCCCCCACACAGTATCGGTAGGGTAGAGAATTACTTGCTGAAGGAGTAAGGCATCTACCGCCGCGTCCACTTCCTGACGGAAAAAGTTGCTCATGTGTCTTCAGATTTCTGGTTGCTTTTCGATCTACCAACCAACAAGTTGTCGCCTAGCAAACAACGACGGAGGATTGGCAGGCTTCAAACTTATAACGATTGGCACAACTCTACCAATACGCCGTTGGCACTTTTGGGGTGCACGAAACATACGAGCTTGTTATCAGCACCTTGCTTGGGTTCCTCGTTCAACAACACAAAACCAGCGTCACGCAACCGCACCATCTCGGCCCTGATGTCTGACACTTCGAATGCCATGTGGTGAATGCCCTCTGGTTTTTTGCTTAGGTACTTGGTTATGGCGCTATCGGGTGAGGTGCCGGCTAGCAGTTCGATCTTCGAGCCGCCCACCTGAAAAAACACAGTATCAACAGCTTCACTGGCCACATGCTCGCGTTTGTAGGGCTCTTGCCCCAGCAAAATGGTATATAAAGCGGTGGCCGCTTCCAGGTCCTGTACGGCCAATCCTACGTGTTCCAGATTCGTCAGCATAAACGGGGCCGCTAGTATAGTACGGCTTCTTTGGATTTGTTCTACTTTTGCGGTGAAAGTAAAACCAGTTCACTAACTTTTGTGTTCTAGTTACAAATGATTGTCCATTGGTTTTCTTTGGTCACCATTCATTTTCGGAACTCCACAGAAACCTGCATTCTGCGCCATGCTCAAGCTACCTATTTACCTCGATAACAACGCCACGACGCCCATGGACCCCCGGGTTCTGGAAGCCATGATGCCTTATCTGACCGAGGTATTCGGCAATGCTGCGTCCCGTAACCACCCGTTTGGTTGGGCCGCAGAAGAAGCAGTTGACTACGCTCGCGACCAAATAGCGACGCTAATCAATTGCGACCCTAAAGAGATTATCTTCACCTCCGGCGCCACCGAATCCGACAACCTCGGCATCAAAGGCGTGTTCGAGATGTATTCCCAGAAGGGAAACCATATTATCACGGCTACTACCGAGCATAAAGCAGTGCTCGACACCTGCAAGCACATTGAAAAGCTCGGCGGCCGTGTAACATACCTACCTGTTAACTCGGAGGGCTTGATTAGCCTCGAAGAGTTGGAAGCCGCCATGACGCCCCAGACCATTCTGGTAACCATCATGTACGGCAACAACGAGACCGGCACTATCCAGCCGATCCGCGAGATTGCCGCCATTGCGCACAAGCATGGTGCGCTCTTCATGACGGACGGCACGCAGGCAGTTGGCAAGATTCCAGTAGATGTTATTGCTGATGGCATCGACCTGATGGCTTTCACGGCGCACAAGATGTATGGCCCCAAAGGTGTTGGTGCGCTATATGTACGCCGTAAGAACCCACGGGTAAAAGTAACTGCTCAAATGGACGGCGGTGGCCATGAGCGTGGCATGCGTTCCGGCACCCTGAACGTACCTGGGATTGTAGGCCTTGGCAAAGCGTGCGAGTTGTCTCGCCTGGATATGGCTGCTGACACCGAGCGTATCATGAAAATGCGCGACCGGCTGGAGAAGGAGCTGCTGACCATGGAAGAGAGCTATGTAAATGGCTCCCGTGAGCATCGCCTTCCTCACGTAACCAACATTTCTTTCACGTATGTAGAAGGTGAAGGCCTGATGATGGGTGTGAAAGATCTGGCTGTATCTTCTGGTTCGGCTTGTACTTCTGCTTCTTTGGAGCCTTCTTACGTACTGAAAGCCCTTGGTCTGAGCGACGACTTGGCACACAGCTCGTTGCGCTTTGGTCTGAGCCGCTTCACTACCGACGAACAAATCGATTACGCTATCAACCACGTAAAAGAAGCTGTAACCAAGCTGCGCGAAATGTCGCCGTTGTGGGAGATGTTCAAAGAAGGCATCGACTTAAGCAAAATCGAGTGGGCTGAACATTGATTTGCAGAGCCCAGAGCTTAATAAGCTGTAGTGCTCGCCTTTCAAAGTTCTGAGTTCTAAAAACTTGACATCTAAATTTCAAATAAAGCCATGGCTTACTCCGATAAAGTAATCGACCATTACAGCAACCCCCGCAACGTGGGCACGCTGGACAAGAGCAAAAAGAACGTAGGCACCGGCCTAGTTGGTGCCCCTGAGTGCGGCGACGTCATGCGCTTGCAAATTGAGGTAGACGAAACTACCAACACCATTACCGACGCCAAATTTAAGACTTTTGGCTGCGGCTCGGCCATTGCGTCATCATCGCTGGCTACGGAGTGGCTGAAAGGCAAGACGGTTGACGAAGCTCTTGCTATCGACAACATGGAGATAGTGGAGGAATTGGCTTTGCCACCTGTTAAAATCCACTGCTCGGTTTTGGCTGAGGACGCTATCAAGTCTGCTATCAACGACTACCGCGTGAAAAACGGTTTGCCTGCACTCGAAGAGGCGAAAGCCCATCACTAACCTAGTAGATAAAAGGTAAGAGCTAGAAGATAGAATGCATCGGCTGTGGCCGTAAGTTCTTCTCCTAGCTCTTACCTTTTAACTCCTACTTCCTTGCAGATGGACGTTTCCGCTTCCGACGTACACGTTG is from Hymenobacter tibetensis and encodes:
- a CDS encoding DUF2306 domain-containing protein, which encodes MSFSAFFALPTTALPIRLLLGVHIATGAMALLVGLIPMLGRKGGLLHVRAGRVYTYSMVVVALTAVLLCLFQSLSVGRLFLTGIAILSFYLSFTGWRAARRHSTLLPLPDRLLAVAAVLTGICMIVVGIQLQAILFTFFGGLLGVFAGGDTKEFLRPSLAPTPWLLRHFTRLGGSYISAFTAFVVVNLGRWLPNDAPAWAGLVGWLTPTFIGTFLIFRTVRQYKARQRAATLAATTQPAPASFLPLLLLISMLVAGPAA
- a CDS encoding L-threonylcarbamoyladenylate synthase, with translation MSNFFRQEVDAAVDALLLQQVILYPTDTVWGLGCDAEVPPAVERLYKLKQRPPEKSCIVLVADEVMFARYASVVPSHLVKLLAAQSKPTTYVVPGSRHLAPNLLAADGTIGLRVVLDDEFCHKVVRRLGHGLVSTSANLSGEPTPGLYSEVNPALIRGADYVVNWRQDETTRTIPSRVVRVLDDGALEVLRD
- the mce gene encoding methylmalonyl-CoA epimerase, giving the protein MLTNLEHVGLAVQDLEAATALYTILLGQEPYKREHVASEAVDTVFFQVGGSKIELLAGTSPDSAITKYLSKKPEGIHHMAFEVSDIRAEMVRLRDAGFVLLNEEPKQGADNKLVCFVHPKSANGVLVELCQSL
- a CDS encoding IscS subfamily cysteine desulfurase — translated: MLKLPIYLDNNATTPMDPRVLEAMMPYLTEVFGNAASRNHPFGWAAEEAVDYARDQIATLINCDPKEIIFTSGATESDNLGIKGVFEMYSQKGNHIITATTEHKAVLDTCKHIEKLGGRVTYLPVNSEGLISLEELEAAMTPQTILVTIMYGNNETGTIQPIREIAAIAHKHGALFMTDGTQAVGKIPVDVIADGIDLMAFTAHKMYGPKGVGALYVRRKNPRVKVTAQMDGGGHERGMRSGTLNVPGIVGLGKACELSRLDMAADTERIMKMRDRLEKELLTMEESYVNGSREHRLPHVTNISFTYVEGEGLMMGVKDLAVSSGSACTSASLEPSYVLKALGLSDDLAHSSLRFGLSRFTTDEQIDYAINHVKEAVTKLREMSPLWEMFKEGIDLSKIEWAEH
- the iscU gene encoding Fe-S cluster assembly scaffold IscU, with translation MAYSDKVIDHYSNPRNVGTLDKSKKNVGTGLVGAPECGDVMRLQIEVDETTNTITDAKFKTFGCGSAIASSSLATEWLKGKTVDEALAIDNMEIVEELALPPVKIHCSVLAEDAIKSAINDYRVKNGLPALEEAKAHH